A region from the Desulfomarina profundi genome encodes:
- a CDS encoding flagellin: MTINATVLSDDLTNLVSAINEQTGNTGVTATLSADKASVTLEQSSGYDIKILDFAHSSGSATITLQGSEGSAVTLTEAGAADDADSSTVGGEITFSSPNGFNISSDIANTSGSLFNVAANNANVSTLSSVDNIDISTVTGSGNAIKTIDGALDQIDSMRGNLGAIQNRFESTIANLSNVSENLSAARSRILDADIAQETSAMTKNNILQQAGVAILSQANQTPQLALQLLQG; encoded by the coding sequence GTGACCATCAATGCCACTGTCCTGTCAGATGATCTGACCAACCTGGTCTCTGCCATCAATGAGCAGACAGGAAACACCGGAGTTACAGCCACACTCAGCGCGGACAAGGCCAGTGTGACACTGGAGCAATCAAGTGGTTATGATATTAAAATCCTTGATTTCGCGCATAGTTCAGGTTCTGCGACAATAACCCTGCAGGGGAGTGAAGGCAGTGCGGTAACCCTTACCGAAGCTGGAGCTGCTGATGACGCCGATTCTTCAACAGTCGGTGGAGAAATCACATTTTCAAGTCCCAACGGGTTTAATATTTCCAGTGATATCGCCAACACTTCAGGTTCCCTGTTCAATGTCGCGGCAAACAATGCCAACGTAAGCACTCTCAGTTCAGTGGATAATATTGATATTTCAACCGTAACCGGCTCAGGAAACGCGATAAAAACAATTGATGGAGCTCTTGACCAGATAGACAGTATGCGCGGTAATCTCGGGGCAATTCAAAACCGGTTTGAATCAACAATCGCTAATCTCTCCAATGTTTCAGAAAATCTTTCTGCGGCAAGATCACGAATACTTGATGCCGATATCGCCCAGGAAACTTCTGCCATGACAAAGAATAATATTCTCCAACAGGCGGGAGTGGCAATCCTCTCACAGGCAAACCAGACACCACAGCTTGCTCTCCAGCTCCTGCAGGGATAA
- a CDS encoding flagellar assembly protein FliW — protein sequence MRKIQTRFGEVEYDPTNLLHFPAGMIGFPTLHDFIVMPNKKNGPLFWIQSVDDPDIAFVLTDPTNFFLDYKVIPDDTERTYLQIDPEDECFVLSVVTVPRDAKITLNLRAPILFSPKSNRAIQIILENSDFQTKTPLPE from the coding sequence ATGAGAAAAATACAGACACGATTCGGAGAAGTTGAATACGATCCGACTAATCTTCTCCATTTTCCGGCCGGCATGATCGGATTCCCAACCCTCCACGACTTCATCGTGATGCCCAACAAAAAAAATGGGCCGCTGTTCTGGATTCAGTCGGTTGATGATCCTGATATTGCCTTTGTTCTCACCGATCCTACGAATTTTTTTCTGGACTATAAGGTTATCCCCGACGATACTGAAAGAACATACCTCCAGATAGATCCGGAAGATGAATGTTTTGTCTTGTCTGTCGTAACTGTGCCTCGTGACGCAAAAATAACCCTTAATCTCCGAGCCCCGATTCTCTTCTCTCCAAAGAGTAACCGTGCCATTCAGATTATTCTTGAGAACAGCGATTTTCAAACGAAAACTCCGCTCCCTGAATAG
- the csrA gene encoding carbon storage regulator CsrA, with translation MLVLTRKTGEGILIGDDIIIKVIECKSGAVRIGIDAPRNKKIYRQEVYDRIVEENKNAAQWDLADLDILVDISSGRTEK, from the coding sequence ATGCTGGTCCTTACCAGAAAAACCGGTGAAGGCATACTCATCGGGGATGATATTATCATTAAAGTTATTGAGTGCAAGAGTGGAGCCGTGCGAATCGGCATAGATGCTCCACGAAATAAAAAAATATATCGGCAGGAAGTATATGATCGCATAGTAGAAGAGAATAAAAACGCCGCCCAGTGGGATTTGGCTGATCTCGATATACTTGTAGATATTTCCAGCGGAAGAACAGAAAAATGA
- the flgL gene encoding flagellar hook-associated protein FlgL encodes MKVTDQSTFRLMQTNLDKITNDLLGLRNQGATGLKLNKPSDDPGAIRPVLTTRTQLQQNERYLETMGHAGDTMAATDGHLNHVENIMVRVKEIAINAVNSGMSESDLATFGDEIAELRNELLDSANAVVDGKYIFAGFNEKTKPFTENPAYDPALYDVNDVTTWPYLYHGDYNNTSLEITPGEFMDVNLTGNELFMGITNEIAAAGYTNPFRGERQTSTAIGPGIPGNDITITAGSNPPVTISGGTDLTDPAGENNYAAKVAALFSQSGTGLVGTVNAATQDLGDLSLTNFVDTEDTYSLDITSGGNTISVTLDGPSGTYDYTLSGMASALANTAGATNLTSTSGTLSNGVSYDISSGSLVLTGPADGSEIELDETITDGVVTGTTPSGGISGGDQTVYGTINIETNSPTDVTIAGTGLASVGLTADTLNGSSGRIDLFTVLTRTEEAIRAGNVDDVNGPGGSIQAQIDNLEVAADQNRGLRSSLGAKAKRVDSAKLHQEDAKIDLKQILSRYQDADMIEIYNDIIQQETAFKSALNITARVSDISILDYFR; translated from the coding sequence ATGAAAGTTACAGACCAGTCCACATTTCGGTTGATGCAGACAAATCTTGACAAAATCACCAATGACCTGCTCGGACTGCGAAACCAGGGAGCCACCGGTCTCAAGCTCAACAAACCGTCCGATGATCCCGGGGCAATCCGTCCGGTCCTGACAACCCGGACCCAGCTGCAGCAAAACGAAAGATATCTTGAAACCATGGGCCATGCCGGTGACACCATGGCAGCAACGGACGGTCACCTGAACCATGTCGAAAACATCATGGTCAGGGTCAAGGAAATTGCAATAAATGCTGTAAACAGTGGTATGAGTGAATCAGACCTGGCAACATTCGGGGATGAAATTGCCGAGCTGCGAAATGAACTGCTTGATTCAGCGAATGCAGTGGTTGACGGAAAATATATTTTCGCCGGATTTAATGAAAAAACAAAACCCTTTACGGAAAATCCCGCCTACGATCCTGCGCTTTATGATGTTAACGATGTAACTACCTGGCCTTATCTCTATCATGGAGATTATAATAACACCAGCCTCGAAATTACACCCGGCGAATTCATGGATGTCAACCTTACGGGCAATGAACTGTTCATGGGGATCACCAATGAAATTGCAGCAGCAGGATACACCAACCCATTTCGAGGGGAACGCCAGACCTCTACAGCCATTGGCCCAGGAATTCCGGGGAATGATATTACCATCACCGCGGGCAGCAATCCACCTGTAACAATCTCAGGAGGAACTGACCTGACGGACCCGGCCGGTGAAAACAATTATGCAGCTAAAGTTGCAGCACTCTTCAGTCAATCAGGAACCGGCCTGGTGGGCACGGTCAATGCGGCGACTCAAGACCTTGGAGATCTTTCCCTTACAAATTTCGTCGATACGGAAGACACGTACAGTCTTGATATTACTTCAGGCGGTAACACAATTTCCGTTACTCTCGACGGACCTTCGGGAACTTATGATTACACACTCAGCGGTATGGCTTCAGCACTTGCCAATACTGCCGGGGCCACCAATCTCACTTCCACCAGTGGGACTCTTTCAAATGGAGTCAGCTACGACATTTCCAGTGGAAGTCTTGTTCTTACAGGCCCTGCCGACGGCTCGGAAATAGAGCTTGATGAGACTATTACCGATGGTGTCGTCACCGGAACCACGCCATCAGGTGGCATTTCAGGTGGAGACCAGACTGTTTACGGTACAATCAATATTGAAACCAATTCACCTACTGATGTAACTATTGCAGGTACAGGCCTTGCCAGTGTCGGACTGACAGCTGATACCCTCAATGGATCTTCTGGACGAATAGATCTCTTTACAGTACTGACACGCACTGAAGAAGCAATCCGCGCAGGCAATGTCGATGACGTCAATGGTCCCGGCGGCTCTATTCAGGCACAGATTGACAATCTCGAAGTTGCCGCTGATCAGAACCGCGGACTGAGGAGCTCTCTCGGTGCCAAGGCAAAACGAGTCGATTCCGCCAAACTTCACCAGGAAGACGCAAAAATTGATCTGAAACAGATTCTTTCACGGTACCAGGATGCGGATATGATTGAAATCTATAATGACATCATCCAGCAGGAAACAGCGTTCAAGTCGGCTCTCAATATTACTGCACGGGTTTCAGATATTTCCATTCTTGATTATTTCAGGTAA
- the flgK gene encoding flagellar hook-associated protein FlgK — MAGLFNALNAARTSLEVNQKSIEIIGNNISNVNTEGYSRQQAVLETYPAMNFGDFFIGQGVKISDVKRQHDVFIDQQIKEKAVNLGLEDAATRPLSELDRVFNITEDNISTDIDTFFDSLQELSANPADLVQRNNVILQGQVLSTSFNNTVNELNAIKENINDTILSKLDTVNSQIQEIADLNDRIYSIEIHGQTANSARDQRDMVAKSLAQTLGAQSYEDPKGMLSVQLPGGLPLVQGTMPMSISADTSGSLLTLQLHAGGVVRDLTSNNMGGEFKGLVDIRDRFIPELNADLDKLAYELSTQVNLQHQAGGALDSSTGNLFFSVPPNYVASPPGPPPAAAEYKDAAREMRVVLTDPKKIAAGAAPDPGPPPGTVSPGDNRNALILSNIADNYLIDGTDNFNSLYGKIAAKVGVESNQNKLSLKGAQDALVQLENFRDGLQGVSLEEEMISLIQFQRGFESSAKFLTTVDEMMNTIMGIKR; from the coding sequence ATGGCCGGTCTTTTCAACGCACTCAATGCTGCAAGAACATCACTGGAAGTTAATCAAAAATCTATTGAAATCATTGGCAATAATATCTCCAATGTCAATACGGAAGGCTACTCCAGACAACAGGCTGTACTGGAAACTTATCCGGCAATGAATTTTGGTGATTTCTTCATTGGCCAGGGTGTAAAAATCTCTGATGTTAAAAGACAGCATGACGTATTCATTGATCAACAGATCAAGGAAAAAGCTGTCAATCTCGGCCTGGAAGACGCAGCGACACGACCACTTTCCGAACTCGATCGGGTTTTCAATATAACAGAAGACAATATTTCTACAGACATAGACACTTTCTTTGATTCTCTTCAGGAACTTTCGGCAAATCCCGCCGATCTTGTTCAGCGAAACAATGTTATACTCCAGGGCCAGGTTTTGTCCACCAGTTTCAACAATACGGTCAACGAACTTAACGCGATCAAGGAAAATATAAACGATACCATCCTTTCCAAGCTTGACACGGTGAATTCTCAAATACAGGAAATCGCCGACCTCAACGACAGGATCTATTCCATAGAAATCCACGGACAGACTGCCAACAGTGCACGTGACCAACGTGATATGGTCGCTAAATCACTTGCCCAGACTCTTGGCGCCCAGTCTTACGAAGATCCTAAAGGTATGCTCTCGGTCCAGCTTCCCGGTGGTCTGCCACTCGTTCAGGGGACCATGCCCATGTCCATCAGTGCTGACACCTCAGGATCTCTTCTGACGCTGCAACTTCATGCAGGTGGTGTTGTGAGAGATCTGACTTCCAACAACATGGGGGGGGAATTCAAGGGGTTGGTGGATATCAGGGACAGGTTTATACCTGAACTCAATGCAGACCTTGATAAACTTGCCTATGAGTTAAGTACCCAGGTCAATCTTCAACATCAGGCAGGAGGCGCACTTGACTCCAGTACGGGAAATCTGTTTTTCTCAGTACCTCCAAATTATGTTGCCTCTCCACCAGGCCCACCACCTGCTGCCGCAGAATATAAAGATGCGGCAAGAGAAATGAGGGTAGTGCTTACCGACCCAAAAAAAATCGCGGCTGGAGCAGCTCCTGACCCTGGTCCTCCTCCAGGAACCGTCTCCCCGGGTGATAATCGTAACGCTTTGATACTTTCCAATATTGCCGATAATTACCTCATTGATGGAACGGATAATTTTAATTCACTGTATGGAAAAATAGCTGCCAAAGTCGGTGTCGAAAGCAATCAGAATAAACTTTCCCTCAAAGGAGCCCAGGATGCACTTGTCCAGCTTGAAAATTTCCGGGACGGACTCCAGGGGGTTTCCCTTGAAGAGGAAATGATCAGTCTGATTCAATTCCAGAGAGGATTTGAATCTTCTGCAAAATTCCTCACCACTGTTGATGAAATGATGAACACAATAATGGGAATCAAACGATAA
- a CDS encoding flagellar protein FlgN yields MSGGTTREYLIRLRDVILEEREFAKALDMEGMSRAMTEKEELIQILAHIRVIDENDRPIADEIRAENRRNAFLFKSTLGWIRDTMEFFGQKTVTSTYSSSANAIASQVNGRLLSGKI; encoded by the coding sequence ATGAGCGGCGGTACAACAAGAGAATATCTTATTCGTCTGCGAGATGTCATACTCGAAGAGCGTGAATTTGCCAAAGCTCTTGACATGGAAGGAATGTCCCGTGCCATGACAGAAAAAGAGGAACTTATTCAGATACTCGCGCATATCCGGGTTATTGATGAAAATGACAGACCCATTGCGGATGAGATCCGGGCGGAAAACCGAAGAAACGCCTTTCTCTTCAAATCCACTTTAGGCTGGATCAGAGACACCATGGAGTTTTTTGGTCAAAAAACTGTCACTTCCACCTATTCATCCAGTGCCAATGCCATAGCATCACAGGTAAACGGCAGACTTCTCTCGGGAAAAATCTGA
- the flgM gene encoding flagellar biosynthesis anti-sigma factor FlgM, whose amino-acid sequence MSVEFFGVGGPGQIGNLKKSTKTPAAAQEKETGEDKVQFSSVLQDVHKAQTSGKTTDTERMERIAEIKAQVANGSYEPDLNKVSASLLEFLVEGK is encoded by the coding sequence ATGAGCGTTGAATTTTTTGGCGTTGGCGGACCAGGGCAGATCGGAAATCTTAAAAAGAGCACGAAAACCCCGGCAGCAGCTCAGGAAAAGGAAACAGGAGAAGACAAGGTCCAGTTTTCCTCGGTTCTGCAGGATGTCCATAAAGCACAGACCAGTGGAAAAACAACCGACACTGAAAGAATGGAGCGTATTGCTGAAATCAAGGCCCAGGTTGCAAACGGATCATATGAACCTGATTTGAACAAGGTTTCAGCCTCACTCCTGGAATTCCTGGTGGAAGGTAAATAA